ACGGTTTCGTCGTGGCGGCGGTGCTTGGCGAGCGCGGCCGGGTCCTGCAGTGCGAGGCGCACGACGTCGACGTCGCGGCCGCCTGCACCCTGGGGGGCGAGCGCGACGGCGGCGTAGGTCTCTGCGCTGGGCACGAGCTCGGCGGTGAGTTTCTTGAGTGCTTCGACGATGGAGCCGAGGTCGGTTCCGGCGTTGAGCGCCTTCAGTTCGTCGACGCCCACGTACAGCACGAAGCCGCGGGCTTCGGTGCCTTCGGGAACGGCGCGCAGGCGCGGTGCCTCGGATGCGGGGGCGGATGCCGGTGCGGCGGCGACCGGTGCGAGCGGCTGGCGTACGGCGGGACGGGTGACGTCAAGGGTTGCGAGTGACATGGGTCGAATTTCCTTCGGAGGGGTGAAGGGCCTCTAATGATGAGGTTGTGATCCTTCGATTACTTCAGGCTGTGCGCTGAGGGGTGACATCTCGTTATGAGGGGATGCATCCCGGAGTCCGCTTATGGGCGAACTCGGCAGGTTGTTGGCCGACTAAGCGCACATTCGACAACACAGTGCGGCGCTGCTCGGCATCATCATGCCGGCGTTCCTCGAGGCCGCGGGGGCGATCGAAGTGCGCGCGAATGTAGTCATTGACCCAGTATCGGTCACGCCTGCCAGAAATATCAAGTCCGGATGCCGCTCACCCGCGGGTCGAGGAGCGAGGCTGTCCGTACCCGCGGGTTGAGGGACCGAGGAACGAGGTCGTCCTCACCCGCTGGTCGAGGTGTCGCGCTCTGGCGCGACAGTCTCGAGACCAACCCCCGCAGTTCAGACGGTGCCGTACAGCCTGTCGCCGGCGTCGCCGAGCCCGGGCACGATGTAGCCGTTCTCGTCGAGGCGTTCGTCGACGGCGCCGAGCACGATGGTGACATCACGCCCTTCGGTCGCAGCCTTGACGGCTTCGAGGCCTTCGGGGGCGGCGAGGATGCACACGGCCGTGACATCCTGCGCGCCGCGCTCGAGCAGGTACTCGATGGCGGCGATGAGTGAGCCGCCGGTGGCGAGCATGGGGTCGAGCACGAAGCACTGCCGGTTGGAGAGGTCGTCGGGTAGGCGCTCGGCGTAGGTGGTGGGCTGCAGTGTCTCTTCGTCGCGCACCATGCCCAGGAACCCGACCTCTGCGGTCGGGACCAGCTTGACCATGCCTTCGAGCATCCCGAGCCCTGCCCGCAGGATGGGCACGACGAGCGGTCGCGGCTGGCTGATGGTGACGCCGGTGGTGGGGCCCACGGGGGTGACGATGTCGATGGGGTCGACGCGCACGTTGCGGGTGGCCTCGTAGGCGAGCAGCGTGACGAGCTCTTCGGTGAGCGCACGGAAG
This Homoserinimonas aerilata DNA region includes the following protein-coding sequences:
- a CDS encoding winged helix-turn-helix domain-containing protein; translated protein: MSLATLDVTRPAVRQPLAPVAAAPASAPASEAPRLRAVPEGTEARGFVLYVGVDELKALNAGTDLGSIVEALKKLTAELVPSAETYAAVALAPQGAGGRDVDVVRLALQDPAALAKHRRHDETVEPESRGGVIIDLSRKRVVLDGDVAPLTYKEFELLQYLVLREGRTIDRHELISGLWGADDDEAPNERTIDVHVRRLRAKLGGYDEIVRTVRGVGYRFDRHADVSVQHTSTPSPDLL
- the upp gene encoding uracil phosphoribosyltransferase gives rise to the protein MRVHVADHPLITHKLTVLRNKETASPTFRALTEELVTLLAYEATRNVRVDPIDIVTPVGPTTGVTISQPRPLVVPILRAGLGMLEGMVKLVPTAEVGFLGMVRDEETLQPTTYAERLPDDLSNRQCFVLDPMLATGGSLIAAIEYLLERGAQDVTAVCILAAPEGLEAVKAATEGRDVTIVLGAVDERLDENGYIVPGLGDAGDRLYGTV